In Drosophila ananassae strain 14024-0371.13 chromosome 3R, ASM1763931v2, whole genome shotgun sequence, the DNA window GGGATAGCTGAGTTGGGCCATTTTATTCCCTGCGAGACGCTGCACCATGGTGAAGAGGAAGCTCGACGGCTTTCCAGATTCGGATGAAGCCTGCAGCATTGCCTCTTCCCTGTCTTCAGATGCCTCCTCGTCCCCGTTGTCgtttataatttcattttcgttttcgtccTCGTCGTCATCCTCTTCCTCTGCTTTAGAATCCGTCTCTTCACTGTCCGCCTCCGTGTCGGTAACCATATCGGATGCCGCATCATCCACATCGGTTCCACCCTGGAGTAACTGACGCAGCAGCTCCACATTCCGTTCGGCATCGAGCAGCTCCTCCAGACGCACCATCCGGCGGTCACTGCCCACTGATCCATCCATATGGCTGACCTGCGACGGGCGCCCCACCAAGGCCACCTCCGAGGTCGCGGAGAGGTCCTCATCCGCGATCTCTGTCGATGCCGTTGTCGCCACTCCTGTTGCATCTGCCTGTACCTGGTGCGGAAACTTCTGGCCCAGGAATCCCGCTGGGCTTGCAGGATCAAAATTTTCCAGATTTTCACGTCTGAACTTCTCTTCATCGGTTTCGGGTGCTGCCCGCATAGCTACTTGCAGTTCAGCCAGTAGCTGTTTTGCCCGCTCCAGGCAGGGATCCACAATCGACTCCTCCACCGACTTTTGTAACTGCTCCTCCATAAAGGATTTTGAAActgctcctcctccagagGTCGTTGGTTTCTCGCTGGAAGTCTCAGAGCCCAACAGCTCAAACAAGTCCTGCTTTGGCTTGAACTCCTCTAACTTCCATGATTCCTTCAATGACTCCTCGGCTGTTCCAGGATCCGGCTCGTGCAGCGACTTGAGCTCCGCATATCCCAATGTGTTCTTGAAAACCTCCTGGTGGACCTCTTCGACTGGCGGCTCCACATCTGGAAGTACCTCGAAGATTGGTTCCCCATCCGAGTGCGATTGCTGCATATCGTCCTGATCGTCCAGGGCCACTTCAGCCTCCATTTCGGCGACCACACGTTGAAGTTCCTTAAGAGTTTGCTGCTCGGCCCgctccagttccagttcaCTGGTGGTGGTCGGAATCGCTTCTAAAATCGTCTGCAGTATGGGACCCGTTTCACCAGAGCACGACGGCTCGATGTCAATCATTGAAAACTCCATGTTTATGCCGGAATCATCAGTGGTGTTCTGGCCGCCACTAGTGCTGTGATCCTGATGGTGTTCTAGATCTTTTGCACTTTCCACCGAGGTATGGCTCTTGGCAAGGCGCAGCACGCTGCTGTAGTGGCGTCGAGTAGTCTGGATAAAACTTCCGCTGGGTCCCGGCAAAACCGGACCCGgaattttggtcatttttgtgGCAGAGCTGACAGATCGCACTTCACCCTCCGACGTGGGCGACAGATCCGTATCAATGGCCACCGCTGCAGCCAAAGCCACAGCCGCAGTCATTTCATCTTGGGAACTGACTTTGGCTTGATCACGTTCCTCCGAATTTTTAACATTCTTGATTGTTTCTTTTTGCTTTAACTCCTCCTGGGAGGGAGTAGACTGCACATCGCAGCTGGCCATCGTTTCTAACTGGACGCTCCAATGGACTCAACTTAATTTAGAACAACACTCTCCCGCTGTAGGGCTCTGTTCTTACTTACCCTTAACAATTTGTAGCGAGACTGACCGAATTTTATTTGGTTAACGAGTTGACTGCTATGTGTATGGTGTTTTCGTTAAAAGTCTGTTTgcctttatttcataaatcaaaaaaattgtcCCTAGCTGAGGTGTCTGTTCCTATGAAAATTGAGACAGGCTGTATATGTAAATGCCAGTGACAGCGTCGTTTTCTACACCCTTTTTCCATTCCCATGGCCTACTCAGaacttttttattatgttttatCCAATAAAAGTTATTCGGAAAAGTGTTTCTCAATTTTCAAGTAAACTCTCCCATAAATAAACGAACCGCCTAATTCTTGGGCAGTCACTTTCTTTACTTAGtatattatttagtttaatgTTAAAAGCAATTTGGTTAATAATGATGGCATGTGAGGCTTTCGCCCCTAAAGGCATCCTCAGTTCTGCAACTCAACTTTCAGCTTGAAATGATCGGGAAGATCGTTGTAGATGAAGGAGTCCACATGGTCTGTTTTTTAAGTATAAAAAGGAGTACAAATGTCAATCTAAAGGGCAGACTGCTCTACTCACTGTTGCACTTGTAGTTCAGATTCGACCATATAATCATTTCTTGGGAGAAGCAGAACACGCCCAGTCGT includes these proteins:
- the LOC6497768 gene encoding uncharacterized protein LOC6497768; protein product: MASCDVQSTPSQEELKQKETIKNVKNSEERDQAKVSSQDEMTAAVALAAAVAIDTDLSPTSEGEVRSVSSATKMTKIPGPVLPGPSGSFIQTTRRHYSSVLRLAKSHTSVESAKDLEHHQDHSTSGGQNTTDDSGINMEFSMIDIEPSCSGETGPILQTILEAIPTTTSELELERAEQQTLKELQRVVAEMEAEVALDDQDDMQQSHSDGEPIFEVLPDVEPPVEEVHQEVFKNTLGYAELKSLHEPDPGTAEESLKESWKLEEFKPKQDLFELLGSETSSEKPTTSGGGAVSKSFMEEQLQKSVEESIVDPCLERAKQLLAELQVAMRAAPETDEEKFRRENLENFDPASPAGFLGQKFPHQVQADATGVATTASTEIADEDLSATSEVALVGRPSQVSHMDGSVGSDRRMVRLEELLDAERNVELLRQLLQGGTDVDDAASDMVTDTEADSEETDSKAEEEDDDEDENENEIINDNGDEEASEDREEAMLQASSESGKPSSFLFTMVQRLAGNKMAQLSYPLLFCGLAFSLIYLSRKV